One Setaria italica strain Yugu1 chromosome II, Setaria_italica_v2.0, whole genome shotgun sequence DNA segment encodes these proteins:
- the LOC101769020 gene encoding protein TPX2 isoform X2 — protein MAPDTGTVAAAAAIDEAYEFSAPRFFDFINEETEEAVRAAESWFEAAQSHAPSPFNPRIKESRAEAKVAILCDLAEAEEPALKEEPVEGVAGSAANHGADAIEGSTQEKKDPSFGSLSEGNPGGTCANAGNHHEEESAPHSEAMLESPPADEMSVSPASQEEKEESPKSFEFLPPRDPAAKSDGASASTPKMQRPPPPPTIKVAPAVSTCARSTLKTEARTPKTQALCKAGPVAGSMSIKRSMVKGDLGTGKAAAAAADIVQENQAVKRQKLDDGKARQILNVKTRVLPHKGRADLAGTYEMRRAYEDVHSMKEVTPYVSTAELVKKFESGTRKLSISSSRSVSHEDASSQGRPKLVLTRPKEPELQTSHRVRAVRVKSFAELEEEMLAKIPKFRARPFNKKIAEAPSFPPLPRKTPHFPEFNEFHLKTMERATRYADTCSEISSADTIQSQSKPLKLTQPNPPRLHTAMRARPPSVKSSQELELEELEKAPKFKAKPLNKKILESKGDIGVFAHPKPQVTAPKEFHFSTDVRLGPPSVADLFDKLSLHSDCSSNNNRQDMPRLTRPNPFNLHTEERGHLKERQLEAQLLQKKMEEEKARVHKANPYPYTTDYPVVPPKPEPKPCTRPEGFQLESLVRHELEQQRLMEERERMEREEAQRRIIKAQPILKEDPIPLPEKERKPLTEVQQFALHVDERAVQRSEFDNMIKEKEKTYKRLREENEFAQKIEEEKALKQLRRSMVPHARPLPKFDRPFRPQKSMKQVTRPKSPQLQVDERGARRHAFIR, from the exons ATGGCGCCCGACACGGGGACggtggcggctgcggcggcgatcGACGAGGCCTACGAGTTCTCCGCGCCGAGATTCTTCGACTTCATCAACGAGGAGACGGAGGaggccgtccgcgccgccgagaGCTGGTTCGAGGCCGCCCAGAGCCACGCTCCCTCCC CATTCAACCCCAGGATCAAGGAGTCGAGGGCGGAGGCCAAGGTCGCGATCCTCTGCGATCTAGCGGAAGCCGAGGAGCCGGCTCTGAAG GAGGAGCCCGTGGAGGGGGTAGCAGGAAGCGCCGCCAACCACGGAGCAGATGCTATCGAGGG GAGTACGCAGGAGAAGAAGGACCCGTCATTCGGATCT CTATCTGAAGGCAATCCTGGTGGGACGTGTGCCAATGCTGGGAACCACCATGAGGAGGAAAG TGCTCCACATTCTGAGGCAATGTTGGAATCGCCACCAGCTGATGAAATGTCAGTGTCACCGGCGTCtcaagaagagaaagaggagtCGCCCAAATCTTTCGAGTTTCTCCCGCCCAGAGACCCTGCGGCAAAAT CGGATGGTGCTTCGGCCAGCACGCCTAAGATGCAgaggcctcctcctcctcctaccatCAAAGTTGCACCTGCGGTTTCAACATGCGCGAGATCCACACTGAAGACTGAGGCTCGCACGCCGAAAACGCAGGCGCTGTGCAAAGCAGGTCCTGTGGCTGGCTCGATGAGCATCAAGAGGAGCATGGTCAA GGGTGATTTGGGGACTGGAAAGGCAGCCGCAGCTGCTGCTGACATTGTGCAAGAAAACCAGGCAGTGAAGAGGCAGAAGCTCGATGATGGAAAGGCCAGACAG ATATTAAATGTCAAGACCAGGGTGCTGCCTCATAAGGGGAGAGCTGATTTAGCAGGAACCTATGAAATGAGGAGGGCCTATGAGGATGTGCACTCTATGAAG GAAGTGACTCCATATGTATCTACAGCAGAATTGGTTAAGAAGTTTGAATCAGGGACTAGAAAGCTTAGCATCAGTAGCAGCAGATCTGTTTCTCAT GAGGATGCATCATCACAGGGAAGGCCTAAGCTAGTTTTAACAAGACCAAAGGAGCCTGAGCTTCAGACTTCCCACAGAGTCCGGGCAGTCAGAGTGAAGAGCTTTGCTGAGCTAGAGGAGGAAATGCTGGCCAAGATCCCCAAGTTCAGGGCACGGCCATTCAACAAAAAG ATTGCTGAAGCCCCATCGTTCCCTCCGCTTCCAAGGAAAACTCCACATTTCCCTGAATTCAAT GAGTTTCATCTTAAGACAATGGAGAGAGCAACACGATATGCGGACACCTGTTCAGAAATTTCTTCTGCTGATACTATTCAG AGTCAAAGTAAGCCACTCAAATTGACACAACCAAACCCACCACGGCTGCATACAGCAATGCGTGCTCGGCCGCCAAG TGTGAAAAGTTCTCAGGAACTTGAACTGGAGGAACTGGAGAAGGCCCCCAAGTTCAAGGCCAAGCCACTGAACAAAAAG ATTCTCGAGAGCAAGGGAGACATTGGTGTGTTTGCCCATCCAAAGCCTCAAGTGACAGCTCCCAAGGAGTTTCATTTTTCTACCGATGTTCGCTTGGGCCCTCCTTCAGTCGCTGATTTATTTGATAAG CTATCTCTTCACTCTGATTGTTCTTCAAACAACAACAGGCAAGATATGCCCAGACTCACCAGACCAAACCCTTTCAATCTACACACAGAG GAAAGAGGTCATTTAAAAGAGAGGCAGCTAGAAGCTCAGCTCCTacagaagaagatggaggaggaaaaggcCAGGGTTCACAAAGCTAACCCATACCCATACACCACAGACTATCCGGTG GTGCCGCCAAAACCTGAACCAAAGCCGTGCACGAGACCAGAAGGTTTTCAACTGGAGAGTTTAGTCCGACATGAACTAGAGCAGCAAAGGCTGatggaagagagggagagaatggaGCGGGAAGAGGCTCAAAGGAGAATCATCAAAGCTCAACCCATACTGAAAGA GGATCCTATACCACTTCCAGAGAAAGAGCGGAAGCCTCTCACTGAAGTTCAACAATTTGCGTTGCATGTTGATGAGAGAGCAGTTCAGAGATCAGAGTTCGATAACATG AtaaaggagaaagagaagacTTACAAAAGGCTGAGAGAGGAGAATGAATTCGCACAAAAG ATTGAGGAAGAGAAGGCACTGAAGCAGCTGAGGAGATCCATGGTGCCCCACGCGCGGCCTCTCCCGAAGTTCGACAGACCGTTCCGGCCGCAGAA ATCGATGAAGCAGGTGACTCGTCCGAAGTCCCCGCAGCTTCAGGTGGACGAGCGAGGCGCGAGGAGGCATGCCTTCATCAGATGA
- the LOC101769020 gene encoding protein TPX2 isoform X1 — protein sequence MAPDTGTVAAAAAIDEAYEFSAPRFFDFINEETEEAVRAAESWFEAAQSHAPSPFNPRIKESRAEAKVAILCDLAEAEEPALKEEPVEGVAGSAANHGADAIEGSTQEKKDPSFGSLSEGNPGGTCANAGNHHEEESAPHSEAMLESPPADEMSVSPASQEEKEESPKSFEFLPPRDPAAKSADGASASTPKMQRPPPPPTIKVAPAVSTCARSTLKTEARTPKTQALCKAGPVAGSMSIKRSMVKGDLGTGKAAAAAADIVQENQAVKRQKLDDGKARQILNVKTRVLPHKGRADLAGTYEMRRAYEDVHSMKEVTPYVSTAELVKKFESGTRKLSISSSRSVSHEDASSQGRPKLVLTRPKEPELQTSHRVRAVRVKSFAELEEEMLAKIPKFRARPFNKKIAEAPSFPPLPRKTPHFPEFNEFHLKTMERATRYADTCSEISSADTIQSQSKPLKLTQPNPPRLHTAMRARPPSVKSSQELELEELEKAPKFKAKPLNKKILESKGDIGVFAHPKPQVTAPKEFHFSTDVRLGPPSVADLFDKLSLHSDCSSNNNRQDMPRLTRPNPFNLHTEERGHLKERQLEAQLLQKKMEEEKARVHKANPYPYTTDYPVVPPKPEPKPCTRPEGFQLESLVRHELEQQRLMEERERMEREEAQRRIIKAQPILKEDPIPLPEKERKPLTEVQQFALHVDERAVQRSEFDNMIKEKEKTYKRLREENEFAQKIEEEKALKQLRRSMVPHARPLPKFDRPFRPQKSMKQVTRPKSPQLQVDERGARRHAFIR from the exons ATGGCGCCCGACACGGGGACggtggcggctgcggcggcgatcGACGAGGCCTACGAGTTCTCCGCGCCGAGATTCTTCGACTTCATCAACGAGGAGACGGAGGaggccgtccgcgccgccgagaGCTGGTTCGAGGCCGCCCAGAGCCACGCTCCCTCCC CATTCAACCCCAGGATCAAGGAGTCGAGGGCGGAGGCCAAGGTCGCGATCCTCTGCGATCTAGCGGAAGCCGAGGAGCCGGCTCTGAAG GAGGAGCCCGTGGAGGGGGTAGCAGGAAGCGCCGCCAACCACGGAGCAGATGCTATCGAGGG GAGTACGCAGGAGAAGAAGGACCCGTCATTCGGATCT CTATCTGAAGGCAATCCTGGTGGGACGTGTGCCAATGCTGGGAACCACCATGAGGAGGAAAG TGCTCCACATTCTGAGGCAATGTTGGAATCGCCACCAGCTGATGAAATGTCAGTGTCACCGGCGTCtcaagaagagaaagaggagtCGCCCAAATCTTTCGAGTTTCTCCCGCCCAGAGACCCTGCGGCAAAAT CAGCGGATGGTGCTTCGGCCAGCACGCCTAAGATGCAgaggcctcctcctcctcctaccatCAAAGTTGCACCTGCGGTTTCAACATGCGCGAGATCCACACTGAAGACTGAGGCTCGCACGCCGAAAACGCAGGCGCTGTGCAAAGCAGGTCCTGTGGCTGGCTCGATGAGCATCAAGAGGAGCATGGTCAA GGGTGATTTGGGGACTGGAAAGGCAGCCGCAGCTGCTGCTGACATTGTGCAAGAAAACCAGGCAGTGAAGAGGCAGAAGCTCGATGATGGAAAGGCCAGACAG ATATTAAATGTCAAGACCAGGGTGCTGCCTCATAAGGGGAGAGCTGATTTAGCAGGAACCTATGAAATGAGGAGGGCCTATGAGGATGTGCACTCTATGAAG GAAGTGACTCCATATGTATCTACAGCAGAATTGGTTAAGAAGTTTGAATCAGGGACTAGAAAGCTTAGCATCAGTAGCAGCAGATCTGTTTCTCAT GAGGATGCATCATCACAGGGAAGGCCTAAGCTAGTTTTAACAAGACCAAAGGAGCCTGAGCTTCAGACTTCCCACAGAGTCCGGGCAGTCAGAGTGAAGAGCTTTGCTGAGCTAGAGGAGGAAATGCTGGCCAAGATCCCCAAGTTCAGGGCACGGCCATTCAACAAAAAG ATTGCTGAAGCCCCATCGTTCCCTCCGCTTCCAAGGAAAACTCCACATTTCCCTGAATTCAAT GAGTTTCATCTTAAGACAATGGAGAGAGCAACACGATATGCGGACACCTGTTCAGAAATTTCTTCTGCTGATACTATTCAG AGTCAAAGTAAGCCACTCAAATTGACACAACCAAACCCACCACGGCTGCATACAGCAATGCGTGCTCGGCCGCCAAG TGTGAAAAGTTCTCAGGAACTTGAACTGGAGGAACTGGAGAAGGCCCCCAAGTTCAAGGCCAAGCCACTGAACAAAAAG ATTCTCGAGAGCAAGGGAGACATTGGTGTGTTTGCCCATCCAAAGCCTCAAGTGACAGCTCCCAAGGAGTTTCATTTTTCTACCGATGTTCGCTTGGGCCCTCCTTCAGTCGCTGATTTATTTGATAAG CTATCTCTTCACTCTGATTGTTCTTCAAACAACAACAGGCAAGATATGCCCAGACTCACCAGACCAAACCCTTTCAATCTACACACAGAG GAAAGAGGTCATTTAAAAGAGAGGCAGCTAGAAGCTCAGCTCCTacagaagaagatggaggaggaaaaggcCAGGGTTCACAAAGCTAACCCATACCCATACACCACAGACTATCCGGTG GTGCCGCCAAAACCTGAACCAAAGCCGTGCACGAGACCAGAAGGTTTTCAACTGGAGAGTTTAGTCCGACATGAACTAGAGCAGCAAAGGCTGatggaagagagggagagaatggaGCGGGAAGAGGCTCAAAGGAGAATCATCAAAGCTCAACCCATACTGAAAGA GGATCCTATACCACTTCCAGAGAAAGAGCGGAAGCCTCTCACTGAAGTTCAACAATTTGCGTTGCATGTTGATGAGAGAGCAGTTCAGAGATCAGAGTTCGATAACATG AtaaaggagaaagagaagacTTACAAAAGGCTGAGAGAGGAGAATGAATTCGCACAAAAG ATTGAGGAAGAGAAGGCACTGAAGCAGCTGAGGAGATCCATGGTGCCCCACGCGCGGCCTCTCCCGAAGTTCGACAGACCGTTCCGGCCGCAGAA ATCGATGAAGCAGGTGACTCGTCCGAAGTCCCCGCAGCTTCAGGTGGACGAGCGAGGCGCGAGGAGGCATGCCTTCATCAGATGA